The DNA segment GGGCATCCACCTGGGCGCCATGGCGGGCACGCTCGACCTCGTCCAGCGCGGCCTGACCGGGCTGACCACGCGTGGCGGCGCGCTCTGGCTGGACCCGGTGCCGATGCCCGAACTCGCCTCCTACAGCTTCTCGGTCCACTACCAGGGCCACGGCGGGGTGCGGCTGGGGGTGCGGCCCGGCCGGCTGCAGCTCGCGGTGCCGGACTCGGACAAGCTGCCCATCGAGATAGAACTCCCCGACCGCTCGGTGGTCGTCGAGCCGGGGGAGTCCGTGGAGCTGATGGTGCCCGAGTGATCCGCCGGCCGGCGCGAGCGGCTGCCGTGCCCCATGACGCGTCCTCCGCGAGCGGGTCCGCGATGGCGGGAGCCCCCGGGGAGTTCCCCGGGGGCTCTTTCGACGCCGCCCCGTGCCCCGTCCGGCGCGCGAGGACACGGGGTGCGACGGCTCAGCGGGCCGCGTGAGCGCGGTGCCTCACCAGCCGACGGCCACCTCCAGCCACTGCGGATCGCCGTGCGAGACGAACGAGGACTGGCCGGCGTAGTCGTCGTACGGGAAGCCGTAGGCGAGGTTGTTGATGGAGTGGTCGTGCCAGAACTTCGCGTAGTAATTGGCCGGGGCGTCCTTGTAGAAGTTCTCCGGCTTGGACCAGGCGTCCTGGGGCAGCTCGGCCACGTGGCGGTTGAGTGCCGAGCACATGCCGGGGTCGGCGGCGAGCGAGCCGGCACAGCCGAAGATGTCGGAGGTGGCGGCGTTCACACCCACCTTCTTCGCGTAGTCGCTCATGTAGTTCGCGTACTGGCCGCCGGCGCGGAAGTCCGGCACGCTGCCCGGTGCCAGGATCCGGTACGGCTTCTCGACCTCGGTGAGCGACTTGAACTCGGCGGGCATGGCGGACGCGAACTTCTGCCAGGTGGCGTCCCTGGACTCCTGGAACGTCTCGTAGTCCTCACCGACCTGGACGTCGTACCCGTCGCTGGCGTGCAGCCGCATGGCCAGCTTCAGGGCGAACGCGTCGACGCGCGTGGTGTTGCCGTTGAAGACGTCGTCGCCGACGGTGAACTCGATGAAGTCCTGGTACTTGCTGTCCGGCGATCCCAGGTGGAAGTACATGCGGCCGGCCGAGTTGGCGGGCATGTCGATGTACGGCTGCTCGGCGATCGAGTGGGTCTCGTTGTTGAACGTCCAGTAGACCTGGTCGTCCGGGTACTGGCCGTTGGTCTTGTTGAGGACCTTGACCGTGAGGACGTTCTTCGCCGGCGGGATGCTGCCGGTGTCGCCCCACCAGTCGTCCGGCGGGGCCTGGCCCGCCGCGGCGGCCGGCGAGGCGGTCTCGACGCCGAACGCCGAGGACGACGAGGTGTTCATGATCACGGACGTCGTGGTGAGCAGCAGGGCGACGGCGCCGATCAGATAGGGGGCGCGCCGGCGATGGAGCGGGGGCGTTGCTGTGGGGGGCATCGTTACTCCCTGGCTGTGGGGGGTGGTCGGGCGCGGACGCACGGGCCACAGCCGGGTGGTGGCCCTCGTCCGGCCTTGCTGATGCGCTGCCGAGCGTTCCGGCAAGGAACCCAAAGAAGAGTGGGGTCCGGGCAAGAGAGCGCTCTCAAAGACTCTTGGGATTGCCGGGAGTTGTCAAGGCGCGCGACGGCGGGGGTGCCGGAAGGGGGGGCGCAGGGGTGCCGGGCTACTGCCGAAGGGGGCGCCGGCCGCTGCGGCCGGGGAGGGCGCCGGGCGGTTGCCCCGGCGCCCTGAAGGCGTGGGTCTTTCCGGGTGTGTCCCGGCCGGGTGGCCACCGCACCTGTGGTCCCCGGTGGTCGGTTCAGGCGGTGCCCGGACCGACGGGCGGCTCAGTGCACTGGGTCGGCGGGTGCCGCATCGAGGGGTTCGACGGACACGAGGGTCGAGGAGACCAGGTGGTCCCCCTGGACAGCGTCGACTTTGAGACGAGAACGGCCGAGCAGATCGGGAGCAGCGGGCTCGGCGGTGATCCAGCAGGCCTGGTCGAGCTCGACGTACCGGGAGAACGTGGTCTCGTAGCCCACGGCCAGCACCGGTCGGGGGCCCGCCTCGGCCTGCGCGGCCTGTGCCGCGGCCTCCAGGAGCACCATGCCCGGCACGTGGTCGTGCGAGTGGTCGAAGAGCACCTCGTGGGTGGTGTCGGTACGCAGCTGCCAGCGGTGCGGCGTCCCCGTCGAGGCGAGGACGACGTCGCGCGGGCATCCGCGGCCGACGAGGGCGGCGTCGACGGGCGGCGGGGGCGGGGCGGCCTTGGCGAAGGACTCGCCGGCGTCCGCGTACCGTCCGCGAAGCCTGTTGTAGAAGGCGGGGGGATGGGTGATGTACCGGATCTCGGCCGAGCCCGCATACGCTCCGTCACCGGTCGCCTCGATCATGGCGGTGACCTGGACGGAGCCGAGGCGGCGGCGGGAGACCGCGGTATGGGTGACCCGCAGGTCCACCAGGGCGGGCCTGGCGTCGCCCCGGAAGGCGTCGGGCGCGACACTGAAGCGTGCGTACTCCCATCCAAGGCGGTGATCGAGCGGTATGTGGTGGACCGTGTTGGACAGCAGCGCCAGGGCCTGGCGGACGCTCTCGGTGAAGAGCAGAGGGCTGGTGACGTCCTCGCGCAGGGTGTAGAAGGCGTGCGCTCGGGGCCAACGGAGCGTGACGATCTGGGACTCCGCGGAGTCCTGGCGCCAGTCCTGGACGAGGATCTCGGAGCTCTCTACCTTCCGTACGTAGTCGTGCAGCGGGTGTGGAGGTCTTGAGGTGGCTGCTGAGAGAGCATCAGTGGTACTCGTGACCATGCGAATTCTCTCCCTGAACATCACGGGGGGGGTGGGCAACGGACGGCATCTGTTCGCCGTTGAACGATCCGTCTTGATGTCGATGGAGCTAGTTGCGGCGAATAACAAAAATAGAGACCGTCGAAATCGTTGTCGAGGAAGATCGGATGGGGTGGGGAATGGCAGGACGGGTGGTGAAGCAGGACCGGGCCGTGCGCACCCGTGCGACCCTGGTGCGCGCTGCGGCGGAGGTGTTTGCTGAGTCGGGGTTCGCCGGAGCCAGTGTCGCCAGGATCGCCAATCGGGCCGGTGTGACCTTGGGCGCCATGTACTTCCACTTCCGGAGCAAGGAAGAGCTGGCCCGCGAGATCGTGCGCAGCCAGCCGGATCTGGTCGTGCCGCCGATACCGGCACAGGGCCTTCAGCAGGTCGTCGACATCACTCTGACATGGGGCTACCAGCTCCTCGACAATCCCGTCCTGCTGGCAGGCGCACGGCTGGTGACGGATCAGGAGCAGTTCATCTCGCCCGAGGACAACTCCCATCAGCAGTGGGTCTCCGTGGTGCTGCCGAGCTTCAGGGAGGCGCAGCGCAAGCGCGAGGTACGGGCCGGGGTGGACGTGGAGGCATGGGCTCGCCTCGTGGTCAACGCATGCACGGGCGCACAGATGCACGCGAGCATGGAGACCGGGCGCAAGGACCTTCCCGAGCGGATCGTCGAGATGTGGCACTGCATCCTGCCCGCGCTCGCCGTGCCCAGCGTCGTCAAGCGTCTGGAGTTCGGAGAGGACCGCGGGCGCCACCTGTGATCCCGGGGCGGTGCGGACCGGACGCGGACGGTTGGCCCGAAGCCGGGCCGGGACGTGTGTCCCCCTTCCCGGGTGCGGTGGGGGCGGGGGCCCGAGCCGGTGGCGGGCGTCCCGCCACCGGCTGCCCGGCCGGGCAGCCGGACCGATCCCCCTGTCGACACGTGGCGGAGCCCGCCAGAGCTGACCACCCCTCACGAATGAGCCGTACGGTGTGCCTCTCAAGCACATCCGTACCGGACGCACGTTCGGTCACATCGAGGGGACTGCCATGCTCAGCGGCAAGACGATCATGATCACGGGCGCCTCCAGCGGGATCGGCGCGGCCACCGCGCGCGTGTTGGCGGCGGAGGGCGCCGCCGTGGTGCTGATGGCCAGACGGGGCGAGCTACTCCGCAAGGTGGCCGCTGACATCACGGCCGCCGGCGGGCGGGCCGCGGTGTCCGAGGGCGACGTCGCCTCCTCGGCCGACGTCGAGCGGGCCGTCGGGACGGCCCTGGACACCTTCGGGTCGCTGGACGCCGCGTTCAACAACGCGGGCTGGGGCACCGCCGGCACCCCGCTGCACCTCATGGACGACGCCGACTTCGACCGGACCATCGACGTCAACGTCCGGGGCGTCTGGAACTGCCTGCGCCACCAGGTGCGGGTGATGATGGCGCAGCCCTCCGGCGGGTCGATCGTGAACACGGGCAGCACCGCCGGCTCCTTCGCCACCGGCGCCGGGGCGCCCTATGTGGCGGCCAAGCACGCCGTGACGGGGCTGACGAAGGCCGCCGCCGCCGAGTACGGCGGCGACAACATCCGCGTCAACGTGCTGATGGTGGGCAGCACCCGCACCGAACTGCTGGTGGAGGCCATGCGCCGGGTGCCCCAGATGGAGGAGAACGCCGTGTCCCGCGCCATACAGAAGCGGCTGGCCGACCCGGAGGAGATCGCGCAGGCGGTCGCCTGGCTCTGCAGCGACCGGTCCTCGTTCGTGACGGGCGCCGTGGTCCCGGTGGACGGCGGGTGCAGCGCGGTGTGATCCGGCCGGTGCGTCCCGGGGCGCTGGCGGGCTCCGGGACACCCCGGACACCATACGCCCCACGAGTGTGCCCTCGGTGCCACGGCTCGCGCGCTTGCGCCGGCTGCGCGCACCCGTCGGACGCGGGCGCCCACGCGACGCGTGCTCGGATGAGGGGCGCCTGTGCCGGCCCCGCCCGCGCGCCTGGCGCGACATGGCTGGCCCGCCGCCCGGCCGCCTATGCTGAACAGCGATGTTCGTACCCGAGGGTCCCACCGTCCGTGAGCTGGCCGTGCAGGC comes from the Streptomyces sp. TS71-3 genome and includes:
- a CDS encoding glycoside hydrolase family 64 protein, with the protein product MPPTATPPLHRRRAPYLIGAVALLLTTTSVIMNTSSSSAFGVETASPAAAAGQAPPDDWWGDTGSIPPAKNVLTVKVLNKTNGQYPDDQVYWTFNNETHSIAEQPYIDMPANSAGRMYFHLGSPDSKYQDFIEFTVGDDVFNGNTTRVDAFALKLAMRLHASDGYDVQVGEDYETFQESRDATWQKFASAMPAEFKSLTEVEKPYRILAPGSVPDFRAGGQYANYMSDYAKKVGVNAATSDIFGCAGSLAADPGMCSALNRHVAELPQDAWSKPENFYKDAPANYYAKFWHDHSINNLAYGFPYDDYAGQSSFVSHGDPQWLEVAVGW
- a CDS encoding ScbA/BarX family gamma-butyrolactone biosynthesis protein, yielding MVTSTTDALSAATSRPPHPLHDYVRKVESSEILVQDWRQDSAESQIVTLRWPRAHAFYTLREDVTSPLLFTESVRQALALLSNTVHHIPLDHRLGWEYARFSVAPDAFRGDARPALVDLRVTHTAVSRRRLGSVQVTAMIEATGDGAYAGSAEIRYITHPPAFYNRLRGRYADAGESFAKAAPPPPPVDAALVGRGCPRDVVLASTGTPHRWQLRTDTTHEVLFDHSHDHVPGMVLLEAAAQAAQAEAGPRPVLAVGYETTFSRYVELDQACWITAEPAAPDLLGRSRLKVDAVQGDHLVSSTLVSVEPLDAAPADPVH
- a CDS encoding ScbR family autoregulator-binding transcription factor yields the protein MAGRVVKQDRAVRTRATLVRAAAEVFAESGFAGASVARIANRAGVTLGAMYFHFRSKEELAREIVRSQPDLVVPPIPAQGLQQVVDITLTWGYQLLDNPVLLAGARLVTDQEQFISPEDNSHQQWVSVVLPSFREAQRKREVRAGVDVEAWARLVVNACTGAQMHASMETGRKDLPERIVEMWHCILPALAVPSVVKRLEFGEDRGRHL
- a CDS encoding SDR family NAD(P)-dependent oxidoreductase, whose translation is MLSGKTIMITGASSGIGAATARVLAAEGAAVVLMARRGELLRKVAADITAAGGRAAVSEGDVASSADVERAVGTALDTFGSLDAAFNNAGWGTAGTPLHLMDDADFDRTIDVNVRGVWNCLRHQVRVMMAQPSGGSIVNTGSTAGSFATGAGAPYVAAKHAVTGLTKAAAAEYGGDNIRVNVLMVGSTRTELLVEAMRRVPQMEENAVSRAIQKRLADPEEIAQAVAWLCSDRSSFVTGAVVPVDGGCSAV